A single region of the Acidithiobacillus acidisediminis genome encodes:
- the fliA gene encoding RNA polymerase sigma factor FliA — protein MSDPSVENAIRSAQVAEYLPLVQRIAQRLRARLPASVDLGDLVQAGLMGLLDALEQKEDSVNETAFQSYAGIRIRGAMLDELREQDWLPRRARQREQKIAKAMSHLEQQLGRPASEEELAQSLGWSLMEYQEAIREGGGQLLYLEDLASESEGFVAQYLRDTSADLPGLLSAQHFQQDLQRAISQLPEREQLVMALYYQEDLTLREVGKVLDLTESRVSQILRQAVLRLRSSLLDWQEEA, from the coding sequence ATGTCTGATCCCAGCGTCGAAAACGCGATTCGCAGTGCCCAGGTTGCAGAATATCTGCCGCTGGTCCAGCGGATTGCGCAGCGGCTGCGGGCGCGCTTGCCCGCAAGTGTCGATCTGGGCGATCTGGTGCAGGCTGGCCTGATGGGTTTGCTGGACGCCCTGGAGCAGAAGGAAGACAGCGTAAACGAAACGGCATTCCAGAGTTATGCCGGGATTCGCATTCGCGGCGCGATGTTGGATGAATTGCGTGAACAGGATTGGTTGCCGCGCCGCGCCCGTCAGCGCGAGCAGAAAATTGCCAAGGCCATGAGCCACCTAGAGCAACAGCTCGGGCGTCCTGCCAGTGAAGAAGAGCTGGCCCAGAGCCTGGGCTGGTCCTTGATGGAGTACCAGGAGGCCATCCGGGAAGGCGGTGGACAATTGTTATATCTGGAGGATCTGGCGAGTGAAAGCGAAGGTTTCGTGGCCCAGTATCTCCGCGACACCAGTGCAGATCTCCCTGGTCTCCTGAGTGCGCAACATTTTCAGCAGGACTTGCAGCGAGCGATCAGCCAGCTACCCGAACGGGAGCAGCTGGTCATGGCATTGTATTATCAGGAAGACCTGACTTTGCGGGAGGTCGGCAAGGTGCTGGATCTGACGGAATCCCGCGTCTCACAGATCTTGCGTCAGGCCGTGCTGCGCTTGCGTTCCTCCCTCCTGGACTGGCAGGAAGAGGCATAA
- the flhF gene encoding flagellar biosynthesis protein FlhF, translating into MKIRRFQGSNTREVLGQIRQSLGADAVILSNRNLAEGVEIVAAIDFDEEAVAAPAVTWPQALRQEEKPRAESPRLEDERESKGVQPTRAVEPVRQELQALQALVEKRWGRAQAVANSAPSCDPQWLKNLGFSSQLLPQLESATAELGARAGMRQVLEGQIGSLANPLGDGGIFAILGPTGAGKTTSVAKLAAQQVLQHGPESVALFTSDTYRIAGVEQLNIYAKILGVPVEVLRGPEDLLTALQKHHQRRWIFIDTMGLSPRDGRLDEQLQWLDALGNGLQRFLLLPASLAQYSLDQVLQPYTKLSLGAAILSKLDEAPACGAVLEWLAARKLPLAYLSDGQKVPEDIHALDWERLLDSMGLQSSTLAAATDSRYHEA; encoded by the coding sequence ATGAAGATTCGCAGATTTCAGGGAAGCAACACGCGGGAGGTGTTGGGGCAGATTCGGCAAAGCTTGGGCGCCGATGCCGTGATTCTCTCCAACCGTAATCTCGCCGAGGGGGTGGAGATTGTCGCTGCCATTGATTTTGACGAAGAAGCCGTCGCGGCGCCGGCGGTGACCTGGCCACAGGCCTTGCGCCAGGAAGAGAAGCCCCGTGCCGAGTCGCCGCGTCTGGAGGATGAGAGAGAAAGCAAGGGGGTGCAGCCCACGCGAGCTGTGGAGCCGGTTCGGCAAGAGCTGCAGGCCCTGCAGGCCTTGGTCGAAAAACGCTGGGGGCGAGCGCAGGCGGTAGCCAACAGCGCCCCCAGTTGCGACCCGCAATGGTTGAAAAATCTGGGATTTTCCTCTCAGCTCCTGCCACAACTGGAATCCGCCACGGCGGAGCTAGGCGCCCGAGCCGGGATGCGCCAGGTGCTGGAGGGGCAGATCGGATCCCTCGCAAATCCGTTGGGGGACGGCGGAATCTTCGCCATTCTCGGTCCTACCGGGGCAGGCAAGACGACGAGTGTCGCCAAGCTTGCTGCGCAGCAAGTCCTGCAGCATGGGCCGGAAAGTGTCGCCCTGTTCACCAGTGATACCTACCGCATCGCCGGCGTGGAACAGCTCAACATCTATGCCAAGATTCTTGGGGTTCCGGTAGAAGTGCTGCGTGGACCAGAGGACCTCCTCACGGCATTACAAAAGCACCATCAGCGCCGCTGGATATTTATCGATACCATGGGCCTCAGTCCGCGCGACGGGCGTCTCGACGAACAACTGCAATGGCTGGATGCACTCGGGAATGGCCTGCAACGGTTTCTGCTGCTTCCCGCAAGTCTCGCACAATATAGCCTGGATCAGGTTTTGCAGCCCTATACCAAGCTTTCCTTGGGAGCGGCCATCCTCAGCAAGCTCGATGAAGCCCCCGCCTGTGGTGCGGTGCTGGAGTGGCTGGCGGCGCGGAAATTGCCACTGGCCTATCTCAGCGATGGGCAGAAAGTCCCCGAGGATATCCACGCCCTCGATTGGGAGCGCTTGCTGGACAGCATGGGGCTGCAGTCGTCCACCCTCGCCGCGGCGACAGACAGCCGCTATCATGAAGCATAA
- a CDS encoding MinD/ParA family protein, which translates to MAMNDWGDQAEGLRRMQTGLSRVLAIASGKGGVGKTNLAVNLALALAARRKRPLLFDADLGLGNIDVLLGLSPRFHLAHVLAGEKTLAEIILPGPQGIEILPAASGIADMANLDVRQQSGLLDALAALEKRYDYLILDLAAGIGSDVLRFSQAADHVLVVVTNEPASITDAYAYMKVMRRDHGLQNFWIIPNMVRDAVEGEKLFSRLAAVARQYLELELRHAGNIPMDPYLRSAVRTQQPLLQRFPDSAAAKAYRALADTILTWPAPAMPAGGGLFSTRLLFEEDQSG; encoded by the coding sequence ATGGCGATGAACGACTGGGGTGATCAGGCCGAGGGTTTGCGGCGCATGCAGACGGGGTTGAGCAGAGTTCTGGCGATTGCCAGTGGCAAGGGCGGCGTGGGCAAAACCAACCTCGCCGTGAATTTGGCTCTGGCCCTGGCGGCGCGGCGGAAGCGGCCGCTCCTTTTTGACGCCGATCTTGGCCTGGGCAATATTGATGTATTGCTCGGTCTGAGCCCGCGCTTCCACCTTGCGCATGTATTGGCGGGGGAGAAGACCTTGGCGGAGATCATTCTTCCGGGTCCGCAGGGAATAGAAATCCTGCCTGCCGCGAGTGGGATCGCGGATATGGCCAACTTGGATGTCCGGCAGCAGTCTGGGCTACTGGACGCCCTTGCCGCGTTGGAGAAGCGTTATGATTACCTGATCCTGGACCTTGCGGCAGGGATTGGCTCGGATGTATTGCGCTTTTCCCAGGCTGCTGACCATGTCCTGGTCGTGGTCACCAATGAGCCAGCGTCCATCACGGATGCCTACGCTTACATGAAGGTCATGCGGCGGGATCACGGGCTGCAGAACTTCTGGATCATTCCCAACATGGTGCGCGATGCGGTGGAGGGTGAAAAGCTCTTTTCGCGTTTGGCGGCGGTCGCTCGGCAGTACTTGGAGCTGGAGCTGCGCCATGCGGGGAATATCCCCATGGACCCTTACCTGCGCAGTGCTGTACGGACCCAGCAACCGCTGTTGCAACGTTTCCCGGACAGTGCGGCGGCCAAGGCCTACCGTGCCCTAGCGGACACTATCCTCACCTGGCCTGCGCCAGCCATGCCGGCTGGCGGGGGCCTGTTTTCCACGCGCCTCCTCTTCGAGGAAGATCAATCTGGATGA